In bacterium, the following proteins share a genomic window:
- a CDS encoding PDZ domain-containing protein, with product MHKLPETSPSREDPAGSKDSRQPTGRVWPVAAAVGLVCSTVVAGLLWFVTVPYYAMWPGPIGEVVDYVTVEGGPSVHPLNGDLYLLTVSLQEVNAYALVEGWLDPHVDVVPRDLIRPEGVTPEEHRERNLQMMDRSVDSAILAALEYLEVPVTRAEDGVLVVSVLEDGPAAGILEHGDVVVAVEHLPVNTLEEATGAIGLREVGDIVVLSILRDDDRYDLEVVLAEHLEDPGRPMVGIGLGDYTPPMELPFEIDIDRATSGGGPSAGMMYALGLIDLLTEEDLVRGNIIAGTGTISSDGHVGPVGGVRQKVIAAQNAGARYILVPQQNYPDAVAAGLDGVEILAVSSIAEAVEAVRGLAA from the coding sequence ATGCACAAGCTTCCCGAGACTTCCCCGAGTCGTGAGGATCCTGCCGGCAGCAAGGACTCCCGGCAGCCCACGGGTCGTGTCTGGCCGGTGGCGGCCGCGGTCGGGTTGGTCTGTTCGACGGTGGTGGCCGGGCTCCTGTGGTTCGTCACGGTCCCGTACTACGCAATGTGGCCCGGACCGATCGGTGAGGTGGTCGACTACGTGACCGTCGAGGGCGGTCCCTCCGTCCATCCGTTGAACGGGGACCTTTACCTGTTGACGGTCAGCCTGCAGGAGGTGAACGCGTATGCCCTGGTGGAGGGCTGGCTGGATCCGCATGTTGACGTGGTACCGCGAGATCTGATCCGCCCGGAGGGTGTCACGCCCGAGGAGCATCGGGAGCGGAACCTTCAGATGATGGACAGGTCCGTGGACAGCGCCATTCTGGCGGCGCTTGAGTACCTGGAGGTCCCGGTCACGCGCGCCGAGGACGGGGTGCTGGTCGTGTCTGTGCTAGAGGACGGGCCGGCGGCAGGGATCCTCGAGCACGGTGATGTGGTGGTGGCGGTAGAACACTTGCCCGTCAATACTCTCGAGGAGGCTACGGGCGCCATCGGCTTGAGAGAGGTCGGCGACATCGTGGTGCTCAGCATCCTGAGGGACGATGATCGTTACGACCTCGAGGTCGTCCTGGCCGAGCACCTGGAGGATCCCGGGCGGCCGATGGTGGGCATCGGCCTGGGCGACTACACGCCTCCCATGGAGCTGCCCTTCGAGATCGACATCGATCGGGCCACTTCCGGGGGCGGTCCGTCGGCGGGCATGATGTACGCGCTGGGCTTGATCGACCTGCTCACGGAAGAGGATCTGGTCCGGGGGAACATCATCGCCGGTACCGGCACCATCTCGTCCGACGGGCACGTGGGGCCGGTAGGAGGCGTTCGCCAGAAGGTCATCGCCGCCCAGAACGCCGGGGCCCGGTACATCCTGGTGCCGCAGCAGAACTACCCGGACGCAGTGGCGGCCGGGTTGGATGGTGTCGAGATCCTGGCTGTTTCCTCGATCGCGGAGGCGGTTGAGGCCGTTAGGGGTTTAGCGGCCTGA
- a CDS encoding biotin transporter BioY, producing MTYQPEVLSARIIPLGNMDARVAAAIRVAAFALLTAACAQIRIQLGFTPVPITGQTFAVLLTGAVLGSREGAASQLLYVALGAIGLPFYAGGTGGWEVTTGATGGYLVGFIVAAYVTGYLAEQRHDRRLATSVGTFLTGNLIIYALGVAWLMYTFSWDLAVGVEKGMAPFIIGDTIKILLAAGATPIAWKLVGRL from the coding sequence ATGACCTACCAGCCGGAGGTGCTTTCCGCCCGGATCATCCCGCTCGGGAACATGGACGCACGCGTCGCCGCCGCCATCCGGGTTGCGGCTTTTGCCCTGCTGACCGCGGCCTGTGCCCAGATCCGGATCCAGCTGGGCTTCACGCCCGTACCGATCACGGGGCAGACGTTCGCCGTGCTCCTGACCGGTGCGGTTCTCGGATCTCGGGAGGGGGCCGCCAGCCAGTTGCTATACGTCGCTCTGGGGGCGATCGGGCTTCCCTTCTACGCGGGCGGAACAGGTGGTTGGGAAGTGACCACCGGAGCGACCGGCGGGTACCTGGTGGGGTTCATCGTGGCCGCCTACGTGACCGGTTACCTCGCCGAGCAGCGCCACGATCGCCGCTTGGCCACCTCGGTCGGCACCTTCCTGACCGGCAACCTCATCATCTACGCCCTGGGCGTAGCCTGGCTCATGTACACGTTCTCCTGGGACCTCGCAGTCGGCGTCGAGAAGGGAATGGCCCCCTTCATCATCGGCGACACCATCAAGATCCTGTTGGCCGCCGGCGCCACCCCCATCGCCTGGAAACTGGTGGGACGTCTCTAG
- a CDS encoding molybdenum cofactor biosynthesis protein MoaE yields the protein MESPQPGERARCRVRVSARPIDPRSLVGEVSGPPSGAIALFLGTVRDHSHGRQGITHLEYEAYEAHVVSRIEEIVEEATARWPINAAVVEHRVGRVELTEASVAVAVACAHRAEAFEAARYLIDELKSRAPIWKKEVWPEGEAWSPGS from the coding sequence ATGGAATCTCCGCAGCCGGGGGAGCGGGCTCGATGCCGGGTCAGGGTCTCCGCCCGGCCCATCGATCCGCGTTCGCTGGTCGGCGAGGTGAGCGGCCCGCCGAGCGGGGCCATCGCTCTCTTCCTGGGTACCGTGCGGGATCATTCCCACGGCAGGCAGGGGATAACCCACCTGGAGTACGAGGCCTACGAGGCTCATGTGGTGAGCAGGATCGAGGAGATCGTGGAAGAAGCCACGGCTCGCTGGCCCATCAACGCAGCAGTGGTCGAGCACCGGGTCGGACGGGTGGAGTTGACCGAGGCCTCGGTGGCGGTGGCTGTCGCCTGTGCGCACCGCGCCGAAGCATTCGAAGCCGCCCGATACCTGATCGACGAACTCAAGTCCCGCGCCCCCATCTGGAAGAAGGAAGTCTGGCCGGAGGGAGAAGCCTGGTCCCCGGGCTCGTAG
- a CDS encoding zinc-dependent metalloprotease has protein sequence MTDRNLLDELMKLLSRPGPVNWALAEQLAGHVSGEPEPIDPWIADEYLELVRLAQLKVPATTGLATDPTLAPVLVGRKEWARLHLRSFRYLVDPMADRLDGMGSGPLGGLMKPLGPVLLGMNAGALVGMLSTQALGSFDAGLPTAEPVGITFHIPNIERFATEHGLDPRQVRLWAAFHESVHEALLGLPWVRPHLIDLFGSLVTSMELDTGALGIWQEALTDPARLEEAFGQPGGMNALFGGGVDEELLEEAHTAMTMVEGYGAYLVEQASTGLLPDLAAIRAAMTERLANRQDRSEFAGTPRSASSAGVDGRGTGFCAEVGARWGPEAVRRIWEGPDRMPSPRELADVTGWAARVLLDDPFTG, from the coding sequence ATGACGGATCGCAACCTCCTCGACGAGCTCATGAAGCTGCTCAGCCGGCCGGGCCCGGTCAACTGGGCCTTGGCCGAGCAACTGGCCGGCCATGTCTCGGGTGAGCCCGAACCGATCGATCCCTGGATCGCCGATGAATACCTGGAACTCGTTCGTCTGGCCCAGTTGAAGGTCCCCGCAACCACCGGCCTAGCCACCGATCCGACTCTGGCGCCGGTCCTGGTCGGTCGGAAGGAATGGGCCAGGCTCCACCTCCGATCCTTCCGCTACCTGGTCGATCCCATGGCGGACCGCCTGGACGGGATGGGATCCGGCCCGCTGGGCGGGCTGATGAAACCCCTCGGTCCGGTGCTCCTGGGCATGAACGCCGGTGCGCTGGTAGGGATGCTGAGCACGCAGGCGCTCGGCTCGTTCGATGCCGGGCTGCCGACCGCCGAGCCGGTCGGCATCACCTTCCACATTCCCAACATCGAACGCTTCGCGACAGAACACGGACTCGATCCCCGCCAGGTCAGGTTGTGGGCGGCATTCCACGAGTCGGTCCACGAGGCCCTACTCGGCCTACCGTGGGTCCGACCCCATCTGATCGATCTGTTCGGATCACTGGTGACTTCGATGGAACTCGACACCGGCGCGCTCGGTATCTGGCAGGAGGCCCTCACCGACCCTGCTCGGCTGGAGGAGGCGTTCGGCCAACCGGGCGGGATGAACGCGCTGTTCGGAGGCGGGGTGGACGAGGAGCTGTTGGAAGAGGCTCATACCGCCATGACCATGGTGGAGGGGTACGGCGCATATCTGGTCGAACAGGCTTCGACCGGGTTGCTTCCAGACCTGGCGGCCATCCGCGCCGCGATGACCGAACGGCTGGCCAACCGGCAGGATCGATCCGAATTCGCCGGAACCCCCCGGAGCGCTTCGTCGGCTGGCGTCGACGGCAGGGGCACCGGGTTCTGTGCCGAGGTAGGTGCGCGCTGGGGGCCGGAAGCGGTACGGAGGATCTGGGAAGGCCCTGACAGAATGCCCTCCCCACGGGAACTCGCCGACGTCACCGGCTGGGCGGCGAGGGTTCTGCTCGACGACCCCTTCACCGGCTGA
- a CDS encoding redoxin domain-containing protein: MAIEIGQPAPAFSLPDTNNEQVTLESLRGNKTLLVFIPFPFTEVCTGELCELQENLGQLQELGSNVVAITCDTRFANDAWAEREGIDYPVLSDYWPHGETSRAYGVFNDSLGAAMRSTFVLNARGTVTDIIRSEEILVARQFEDYLTALSS; this comes from the coding sequence ATGGCGATCGAAATAGGACAGCCGGCACCGGCGTTCTCCTTACCGGACACCAACAACGAGCAGGTCACTCTGGAGTCCCTGCGCGGCAACAAGACCCTGCTGGTGTTCATCCCGTTCCCGTTCACCGAGGTGTGCACCGGCGAGCTCTGCGAGCTGCAGGAGAACCTGGGACAGCTACAGGAACTCGGATCCAACGTGGTCGCCATCACCTGCGACACCCGGTTCGCCAACGACGCTTGGGCCGAGCGGGAAGGGATCGACTACCCGGTGCTGAGCGACTACTGGCCACACGGGGAAACTTCCAGGGCCTACGGCGTCTTCAACGACTCCTTGGGGGCTGCCATGCGCTCCACCTTCGTGCTGAACGCTCGTGGGACCGTGACCGACATAATCCGATCGGAAGAGATCCTGGTCGCCCGCCAGTTCGAGGACTACCTGACTGCCCTCTCGAGCTGA
- the tatA gene encoding twin-arginine translocase TatA/TatE family subunit: protein MIPKIQGGEIIIILVVILLLFGARKLPELARSLGSSAREFRKGVEEGRTEEQDEAAPTTMISDSNTTTSGTET, encoded by the coding sequence ATGATTCCCAAGATCCAAGGTGGCGAGATCATCATTATCCTCGTGGTAATCCTGCTCCTGTTCGGCGCCCGGAAGCTTCCGGAATTGGCGCGTTCGCTGGGCAGCTCGGCTCGAGAGTTCCGTAAGGGAGTCGAAGAGGGCCGCACCGAGGAGCAGGACGAGGCAGCACCCACCACGATGATCTCCGATTCCAACACGACCACTTCCGGTACCGAGACCTAG
- a CDS encoding WhiB family transcriptional regulator, producing MRRELIDALAVEQVGWKEYANCLGAHHDLFFPDRGASTRAAKQICAECQVRVDCLEYAVTRGEKFGIWGGLSERERRKIRKQRAAEALQRAVS from the coding sequence TTGCGGCGCGAACTCATTGACGCTCTAGCCGTCGAGCAGGTTGGATGGAAGGAATACGCCAACTGCCTCGGGGCTCATCACGACCTCTTCTTCCCGGACCGTGGCGCATCTACTCGGGCTGCCAAGCAGATCTGTGCCGAGTGCCAGGTTCGGGTCGACTGCCTCGAGTATGCCGTGACCAGAGGCGAGAAGTTCGGCATCTGGGGTGGCCTGTCGGAGCGGGAGCGGAGAAAGATCCGCAAGCAGCGGGCTGCTGAGGCTCTGCAGCGAGCAGTATCCTGA
- a CDS encoding succinate dehydrogenase cytochrome b subunit, with the protein MLNLRRAGRERARRAPWIVSIYRTDVGKKYAMAISGVVLLLFVLGHMIGNLHVFEGAHGGTFRIDEYGEGLRELGEPLFPRTLVLWAFLRIPLAAAFLIHAHAAFALTRSNRAARETKYQSPRDYLAARYASRTMRWSGVIVLLFLAWHLADLTIGVEAVNPEFIRGAVYNNLVSSLSRWPVWILYVAAQVALASHIWHGAWSLFQSLGINNPRFNRFRRTFAHVFATVVVAGFLAVPVGVALDIVS; encoded by the coding sequence ATGCTCAACCTGAGGCGAGCCGGACGCGAGCGGGCCCGGCGGGCACCCTGGATCGTGTCGATCTACCGCACCGATGTCGGCAAGAAGTACGCCATGGCGATCAGCGGAGTGGTCCTGCTGCTGTTCGTGCTGGGGCACATGATCGGCAACCTCCACGTCTTCGAGGGGGCGCATGGAGGCACCTTCCGCATCGATGAGTACGGCGAGGGTCTGCGCGAACTGGGCGAACCCCTATTCCCCCGCACCCTGGTCCTGTGGGCTTTCCTCCGGATCCCACTGGCGGCGGCATTCCTGATCCACGCCCACGCCGCATTCGCCCTGACCCGTAGCAACCGGGCCGCGCGGGAGACCAAATACCAGTCACCGCGGGATTACCTGGCCGCTCGCTACGCCAGCCGGACCATGCGTTGGAGCGGGGTGATCGTGCTCCTCTTCCTGGCGTGGCATCTGGCGGATCTGACCATCGGCGTGGAAGCTGTCAACCCGGAGTTCATCCGCGGGGCCGTCTACAACAACCTGGTCTCGAGCCTGAGCCGCTGGCCGGTGTGGATACTGTACGTAGCAGCTCAGGTGGCCCTGGCCTCCCACATCTGGCACGGGGCATGGAGCCTGTTCCAGAGCCTCGGCATCAACAATCCCCGCTTCAACCGCTTCCGCCGGACCTTCGCCCATGTCTTCGCCACGGTGGTCGTGGCCGGCTTCCTGGCCGTGCCGGTCGGCGTAGCCCTGGACATCGTCTCGTAG
- a CDS encoding fumarate reductase/succinate dehydrogenase flavoprotein subunit, with translation MLDARIPSGAINEHWDNHRDSISLVSPANKRRFTIIVVGTGLAGASAAATLGELGYRVKAYTFHDSARRAHSIAAQGGINAAKNYPNDGDSIHRLFYDTVKGGDYRSRESNVYRLAQLSVEIIDQCTAQGVPFAREYGGLLANRSFGGAQVSRTFYARGQTGQQLLLGAYQAMMRQVDLGTVELHTQTEMLDVVVKDGRAVGIITRDLLSGEIASHPGHAVVLATGGYSNVFYLSTNAMKSNVTAVWRAHRQGALFANPCYTQIHPTCIPASDEFQSKLTLMSESLRNDGRIWVPVRAGDTRPPDGIGEPDRDYYLERRYPAFGNLVPRDVASRAAKVEVDLGKGVGPLANGVYLDFEEALRRLGQGTVRERYGNLFDMYQRITGENPYETPMRIYPAMHYTMGGLWVDYNLMTTIPGLYALGEANFSDHGANRLGASALMQGLADGYFVVPYTLGDYLAPHLGEGLVPGDDPSFVETERRVTARTERYLSIGGSRSVDWFHRELGKTLWEYCGMERTADGLRQAISDIDSLKEDFDRDLRVLGTSSTLNQSLEKAGRVDDFLQLARLMCVDALHREESCGGHFRVEHQTDDGEARRDDANFSYVAAWGWNDGHEPVLHREPLTFDYVMPAQRSYR, from the coding sequence ATGTTGGACGCCAGGATCCCATCGGGGGCGATCAATGAACACTGGGACAACCACCGGGACTCGATAAGCCTGGTCAGCCCGGCCAACAAGCGGCGGTTCACCATCATCGTGGTCGGAACGGGCCTGGCGGGAGCTTCAGCGGCCGCCACCCTGGGCGAGTTGGGCTACCGGGTCAAGGCCTACACCTTCCACGACTCGGCACGCCGGGCGCATTCCATCGCTGCCCAGGGAGGCATCAACGCCGCCAAGAACTACCCCAACGACGGTGATTCGATCCACCGGCTGTTCTACGACACCGTGAAGGGCGGCGACTACCGATCACGCGAGTCGAACGTCTACCGGCTCGCCCAGCTCTCCGTGGAGATCATCGATCAATGCACCGCACAGGGCGTTCCCTTCGCCCGGGAATACGGCGGACTCCTGGCGAACCGCTCCTTCGGCGGGGCTCAGGTCTCCCGCACGTTCTACGCCCGGGGCCAGACCGGCCAGCAACTCCTGCTGGGGGCCTACCAGGCGATGATGCGGCAGGTCGACCTCGGCACGGTGGAGCTGCACACCCAGACCGAGATGCTGGATGTGGTAGTCAAGGACGGCCGGGCCGTGGGCATCATCACCCGCGATCTGCTCAGCGGGGAGATCGCTTCCCATCCGGGTCATGCCGTGGTCCTGGCCACGGGCGGCTACAGCAATGTCTTCTACCTCTCCACCAACGCAATGAAGTCCAACGTGACCGCGGTGTGGCGTGCCCATCGCCAGGGGGCCCTGTTCGCCAACCCCTGTTACACGCAGATCCATCCCACCTGCATTCCCGCCTCTGACGAGTTCCAATCCAAACTAACCCTGATGTCGGAGTCGTTGCGCAACGACGGGCGGATCTGGGTGCCGGTCCGGGCGGGCGACACCCGGCCGCCGGATGGCATCGGGGAGCCGGACCGGGACTATTACCTGGAGCGGCGCTACCCGGCCTTCGGCAACCTGGTTCCCCGCGACGTGGCCTCCCGGGCCGCCAAGGTCGAGGTGGACCTGGGCAAGGGGGTCGGGCCGCTCGCCAACGGCGTCTACCTGGACTTCGAGGAGGCCCTACGGCGGCTGGGACAGGGCACCGTCCGGGAACGGTACGGCAACCTCTTCGACATGTACCAGCGCATCACCGGTGAGAACCCTTACGAGACGCCCATGCGTATCTACCCGGCCATGCACTACACGATGGGCGGGCTCTGGGTGGACTACAACCTCATGACCACCATTCCGGGGCTGTACGCGCTGGGAGAGGCCAACTTCTCGGACCACGGGGCCAACCGTCTGGGCGCGTCCGCCCTGATGCAGGGCTTGGCGGACGGCTACTTCGTCGTCCCTTACACGCTGGGCGACTACCTGGCGCCTCACCTGGGAGAAGGCCTGGTCCCGGGAGACGACCCCTCATTCGTCGAGACGGAAAGACGGGTGACCGCCCGGACCGAGCGCTACCTGTCCATCGGAGGCTCGCGGTCCGTGGACTGGTTCCACCGGGAACTCGGGAAGACGCTCTGGGAATACTGTGGCATGGAGCGGACGGCGGATGGGCTACGCCAGGCGATCTCCGACATCGACTCTCTCAAGGAGGACTTCGACCGGGACCTGCGGGTTCTGGGCACGAGCAGCACTCTGAACCAGTCCCTCGAGAAGGCCGGGCGGGTGGACGACTTCTTGCAGCTCGCTCGCCTGATGTGCGTGGACGCCCTGCACCGCGAGGAGTCCTGCGGCGGCCATTTCCGGGTCGAGCACCAGACCGATGACGGAGAGGCCAGGCGGGACGATGCCAACTTCTCCTACGTGGCGGCCTGGGGCTGGAACGACGGACACGAACCCGTTCTGCACCGGGAGCCGTTGACCTTCGACTACGTGATGCCGGCTCAACGCAGCTACAGGTAG